Proteins from a single region of Xiphophorus maculatus strain JP 163 A chromosome 22, X_maculatus-5.0-male, whole genome shotgun sequence:
- the nkx6-2 gene encoding homeobox protein Nkx-6.2, translating to MLAVGQMDANRQSAFVLGSTPLAALHNMTEMKTSLFPYALQQSPAGFKAPSLSNLSSHISGGTPHGISDILGRPITTAGQLLSGFPRINGLAATTAAGMYFSPAVSRYPKPLAELPGRAPIFWPGVMQGAPWRDPRVPCPTQANLMVDKDGKKKHSRPTFSGQQIFALEKTFEQTKYLAGPERARLAYSLGMTESQVKVWFQNRRTKWRKRHAAEMASAKKKHDSETEKMKESSDNEEDDEYNKPLDPNSDDEKITRLLKKHKATTNLALISPCSNSSDTL from the exons ATGTTAGCGGTCGGGCAGATGGACGCTAACCGGCAGAGTGCGTTCGTTCTGGGCAGCACCCCGCTGGCGGCGCTGCACAACATGACCGAGATGAAGACGTCGCTGTTCCCGTACGCGCTGCAGCAGAGCCCGGCGGGCTTCAAGGCGCCCTCGCTGTCCAACCTCAGCTCGCACATCTCCGGGGGAACCCCGCATGGAATAAGCGACATTCTGGGGAGACCCATCACCACCGCCGGGCAGCTGCTGTCCGGCTTCCCGCGGATAAACGGGCTGGCGGCGACCACAGCGGCCGGGATGTACTTCAGCCCCGCGGTGTCCCGGTACCCGAAGCCGCTGGCCGAGCTGCCCGGCAGGGCGCCCATCTTCTGGCCCGGGGTGATGCAGGGGGCCCCGTGGAGGGACCCGCGGGTTCCGTGTCCAA CTCAGGCTAACCTCATGGTGGACAAAGACGGCAAGAAGAAACACTCCAGGCCGACGTTTTCCGGACAGCAGATTTTTGCTCTGGAGAAAACCTTCGAGCAGACCAAATACCTGGCTGGACCCGAGCGAGCCCGGCTGGCCTACTCCCTAGGAATGACCGAGAGTCAAGTAAAG GTTTGGTTCCAGAACCGGAGGACCAAGTGGAGGAAGAGACACGCCGCGGAGATGGCCTCAGCCAAGAAGAAGCACGACTCTGAGACGGAGAAGATGAAGGAGAGCTCGGACAACGAGGAAGACGACGAGTACAACAAGCCGCTGGACCCCAACTCCGACGACGAGAAAATCACGAGACTGTTGAAGAAGCACAAGGCCACCACCAACCTGGCGCTGATCAGCCCCTGCAGTAACAGCTCGGACACCTTGTGA